A single genomic interval of uncultured Sunxiuqinia sp. harbors:
- a CDS encoding metallophosphoesterase — MYDIIGDIHGQGSMLKDLLKSMGYKVQKGVYKHESRKAVFLGDFINRGPEILETVRTVRAMVEAGNALAILGNHELNAIVFELKDKAGKPLFKRLLKYRMPLTQTFKEFVHIPDEYKSHIKWMRTLPMFLELDSIRIVHACWDEPSIKIVRDNYIEGRLKKSVLKQISKNSNEVSQAFWQTCKGIDFKLPNDLLVYDETGQAHRRFRTKWWLNPKGMKFQDLSLESRFDLPAYTIPPEISGERIPYGEDEPIVFFGHYCLKNGDNIFTSNLCCLDSCVSRKGKLAAYRWSGEKKLIPENIVK; from the coding sequence ATGTATGACATAATAGGTGATATACATGGGCAGGGAAGCATGTTAAAAGATCTGCTCAAATCGATGGGATATAAAGTGCAAAAAGGTGTTTACAAGCACGAATCACGAAAAGCTGTTTTTTTAGGCGACTTTATAAACCGCGGACCAGAAATTCTTGAAACAGTAAGAACAGTAAGAGCAATGGTTGAAGCGGGTAATGCCTTAGCCATTCTTGGAAATCACGAGTTAAATGCAATTGTTTTTGAGTTGAAAGATAAAGCCGGGAAACCCTTGTTTAAGCGACTACTGAAATACCGAATGCCTCTAACTCAAACATTCAAAGAATTTGTTCATATTCCAGACGAATATAAAAGTCATATCAAATGGATGCGCACCCTTCCTATGTTTTTGGAACTGGATAGCATTCGGATTGTGCATGCGTGTTGGGATGAACCAAGTATTAAAATCGTTAGGGATAATTATATCGAGGGACGATTGAAAAAGAGCGTACTCAAGCAGATTAGCAAAAATAGTAATGAAGTGTCGCAAGCTTTTTGGCAAACCTGCAAGGGGATTGACTTTAAACTTCCGAATGATTTATTAGTTTACGACGAAACAGGACAGGCTCATCGAAGATTTCGAACCAAGTGGTGGTTGAACCCCAAAGGGATGAAATTTCAGGATCTTTCGCTAGAGAGCCGATTTGATTTACCTGCGTATACTATTCCACCAGAGATTAGCGGAGAACGCATTCCTTATGGAGAAGATGAGCCAATCGTATTTTTTGGCCACTATTGCCTGAAAAATGGCGATAATATTTTTACTTCAAACCTTTGTTGTCTGGATTCCTGTGTGAGTCGTAAGGGTAAATTAGCTGCTTATCGATGGTCAGGAGAAAAAAAATTGATTCCTGAAAATATTGTGAAATAG
- the tsaA gene encoding tRNA (N6-threonylcarbamoyladenosine(37)-N6)-methyltransferase TrmO: MSKKFIHKSIIVNPIGMIYTSHTTIENMPIQPVGAAGVEGVIELNTDLTEGLAGLDGFSNLILIYHLHKVNGFKLTVKPFMDDKMHGVFATRSPKRPNAIGISIVKLVRIVDNKVYFEGADMLNETPLIDVKPFFRQTDNRTDAVSGWLDEKDELKAHSHRSDDRFK; the protein is encoded by the coding sequence ATGAGCAAAAAATTTATACACAAAAGCATAATTGTAAATCCTATTGGTATGATTTATACGTCGCACACAACTATCGAAAATATGCCGATACAACCAGTAGGTGCCGCAGGAGTTGAAGGTGTGATTGAATTGAATACTGATTTGACAGAAGGACTGGCAGGTCTTGATGGTTTTTCGAACTTGATTTTAATTTATCATCTGCATAAGGTTAATGGTTTTAAACTAACGGTGAAGCCATTTATGGACGATAAGATGCATGGTGTTTTTGCAACTCGTTCACCGAAACGCCCCAATGCCATTGGAATTTCAATAGTGAAGCTGGTGAGGATAGTCGACAATAAGGTTTATTTTGAAGGAGCAGATATGCTCAACGAAACGCCACTGATTGACGTCAAACCTTTTTTTAGACAAACTGACAACAGGACAGACGCAGTTTCGGGATGGTTGGATGAGAAAGACGAACTAAAAGCTCATAGCCACCGGTCAGACGACCGTTTTAAATAA
- the tal gene encoding transaldolase has translation MNLLEQLKKMTVVVADTGDFESIKAFTPRDATTNPSLILAATGDDRYKNLIDQAIVYAKENAENKEEQLSLCMDKLSVNFGIEILKIVPKRVSTEVDARLSFDTNATVEKAHQLIKLYADAGIPKEKILIKIASTWEGIKAAEILEKEDIHCNLTLLFTKAQAVACAEAKVQLISPFVGRIYDWYKQSRGVDDIPAIEDPGVLSVTDIYKYYKKYGYETEVMGASFRNIGEIKELAGCDLLTISPKLLKELEETEGELKQKLSKKDLGDYNESKISLDEKDFRWMLNEDAMATEKLSEGIRKFAADIIKLEDKISQKL, from the coding sequence ATGAATTTACTGGAACAATTGAAAAAAATGACGGTAGTCGTAGCAGACACCGGCGATTTTGAATCGATAAAAGCCTTTACTCCAAGAGATGCAACAACCAACCCGTCTCTTATTTTAGCAGCTACCGGCGATGATCGTTATAAAAACCTGATTGATCAGGCTATTGTATATGCGAAAGAAAACGCAGAAAATAAAGAGGAACAGCTCAGTTTATGCATGGATAAACTATCGGTGAATTTTGGTATTGAAATTCTGAAAATTGTTCCAAAGCGCGTTTCTACAGAAGTGGATGCCCGCCTATCGTTTGACACCAATGCTACGGTGGAAAAAGCACACCAACTCATTAAATTATATGCTGATGCCGGGATTCCGAAAGAAAAAATTCTGATTAAAATTGCATCAACATGGGAAGGCATTAAAGCGGCAGAAATTCTGGAGAAAGAAGATATTCATTGCAATTTAACCCTACTGTTTACTAAAGCTCAGGCTGTTGCCTGTGCAGAAGCTAAAGTACAGTTGATTTCACCATTTGTAGGGCGTATTTACGACTGGTACAAACAAAGCCGAGGTGTTGACGACATTCCTGCAATTGAAGATCCGGGTGTATTGTCAGTAACTGACATTTACAAATATTATAAGAAATATGGGTATGAAACGGAGGTTATGGGTGCCAGTTTCCGAAACATTGGAGAAATTAAAGAGTTGGCAGGTTGCGACCTGTTGACTATTTCGCCGAAACTATTGAAAGAACTTGAAGAAACGGAGGGCGAATTGAAACAGAAGTTGAGCAAAAAAGACTTGGGCGACTACAACGAATCTAAAATTTCCTTAGACGAAAAGGATTTCCGCTGGATGTTGAATGAAGATGCCATGGCTACAGAGAAGCTATCGGAAGGTATTCGTAAATTTGCAGCCGACATCATTAAGCTCGAAGATAAAATTAGCCAAAAGCTATAA
- a CDS encoding cold shock domain-containing protein yields MNKGTVKFFNESKGFGFIKDAESTKEYFVHANGLKENISENDEVTFDLEEGRKGLNAVNVKLA; encoded by the coding sequence ATGAATAAAGGAACAGTTAAATTTTTTAATGAGTCGAAAGGCTTTGGTTTTATTAAAGATGCCGAATCAACAAAAGAGTATTTTGTACACGCAAACGGATTAAAAGAAAACATCAGCGAAAATGATGAAGTAACTTTTGATTTGGAAGAAGGCAGAAAAGGATTAAATGCAGTCAATGTTAAACTAGCATAG
- a CDS encoding DEAD/DEAH box helicase, giving the protein MKLKKLYPELVSGIIDQGFDKEPKEIQTDCIPKIKSGADLLVIAPEGSGKTTTIVIGVIQQLKEAFEEAPRAIVLVGNKEKAFELEEQFELLGKHTNLRTFTVFDQGNLQYQKDTIYEGLDILIGTPKRINELLSNTGIPCTKLKLLVVDDAETIFPNRHHPVVYRISDGSIKIQCLLFANKWHEKFDDLTKRIEKNWVLINTDC; this is encoded by the coding sequence ATGAAATTAAAAAAGCTATATCCTGAACTTGTATCAGGAATTATTGACCAAGGTTTTGACAAAGAGCCTAAAGAGATTCAAACGGATTGTATTCCTAAAATAAAATCCGGTGCAGACCTGCTTGTGATAGCACCAGAAGGATCGGGAAAGACAACAACAATTGTTATTGGCGTAATTCAACAGCTAAAAGAAGCCTTTGAAGAGGCACCTCGAGCGATTGTTTTAGTTGGAAATAAAGAAAAAGCCTTTGAACTGGAAGAACAATTCGAACTATTGGGAAAACACACCAATCTGCGTACGTTTACTGTATTCGATCAGGGGAATTTACAATATCAAAAGGATACCATTTATGAAGGACTTGACATCTTAATTGGAACGCCCAAACGAATTAATGAACTTTTAAGCAATACTGGAATACCATGTACCAAACTAAAGCTATTGGTGGTTGACGATGCTGAAACAATCTTTCCCAATCGTCATCATCCGGTTGTATATCGTATCTCTGATGGATCAATAAAAATCCAGTGCTTGTTATTTGCAAACAAGTGGCACGAGAAATTTGATGACCTTACGAAGCGTATTGAAAAAAACTGGGTTCTTATTAACACAGACTGCTGA
- the mnmE gene encoding tRNA uridine-5-carboxymethylaminomethyl(34) synthesis GTPase MnmE has protein sequence MIDQSTICAIATSPGVGAIATIRLSGEKAIEIADRIFESPAKNKKLADQKANTLHVGVICEETDIIDEVVVALFRSPHSFTGEDVVEITCHGAVYIQQRILELLLKSGARMARPGEFTQRAFLNGKMDLSQAEAVADLIASTNAANHKMAFKQMRGGFSSEIKKLRDQLLHFIAMIELELDFSEEDVEFADRKQLITLTEKIEHLLNTLASSFKLGNVLKNGVPVAIVGETNVGKSTLLNAILNEEKAIVSDIHGTTRDVIEDVVNIEGTAFRFFDTAGIRDTIDQIETMGIERSYSKLEQAEIVLLVTDLSNPIELIRQRVELIRERISDQKLIIVGNKADIGGHDKIKEMLAAFILGENEDMVFISAKMQQNLESLIELLKENANLQQPEGTDVIVSNIRHYEALNNANQAVTRVIDGLKNGISGDFLAQDIRECLHFLGEITGEISNDEVLGHIFKNFCIGK, from the coding sequence ATGATTGATCAATCTACCATATGCGCTATTGCTACTTCTCCGGGAGTTGGTGCTATAGCAACTATTCGTTTGTCAGGCGAAAAAGCCATTGAAATTGCAGATCGCATTTTTGAATCGCCGGCAAAAAACAAAAAGCTCGCCGATCAAAAAGCGAATACCTTACACGTGGGGGTAATTTGCGAAGAGACCGATATCATTGACGAAGTAGTGGTGGCTTTGTTTCGGTCTCCGCATTCGTTTACAGGTGAAGATGTCGTCGAAATTACCTGTCACGGTGCCGTATACATTCAACAGCGAATATTGGAATTGTTACTGAAAAGTGGAGCACGAATGGCTCGTCCAGGCGAATTTACCCAACGAGCTTTTTTGAATGGAAAGATGGATCTTTCGCAGGCCGAAGCAGTGGCTGATCTGATTGCGTCAACCAATGCTGCCAACCATAAAATGGCTTTTAAGCAGATGCGCGGAGGCTTTTCTTCAGAAATAAAAAAATTACGAGACCAATTACTGCATTTTATTGCGATGATTGAGTTGGAATTGGATTTTAGCGAAGAAGATGTGGAATTTGCCGACCGCAAACAACTGATTACTTTAACAGAAAAGATTGAGCATTTACTGAACACGCTGGCCAGTTCTTTTAAATTGGGAAATGTATTGAAAAATGGCGTTCCTGTAGCTATTGTTGGGGAAACCAATGTGGGTAAGTCTACCCTATTGAATGCTATTTTAAACGAAGAAAAGGCGATTGTTTCCGATATTCACGGTACTACTCGAGACGTGATTGAAGACGTTGTGAATATTGAAGGTACTGCTTTTCGTTTTTTTGATACAGCCGGAATTCGCGATACAATTGACCAAATTGAAACTATGGGGATTGAGCGAAGCTATAGTAAGCTGGAGCAAGCCGAAATTGTATTATTAGTCACTGACTTATCGAACCCAATCGAGCTCATTCGCCAACGAGTAGAGTTGATTCGGGAGCGTATTTCGGATCAAAAACTGATTATTGTTGGTAATAAAGCCGACATTGGAGGACATGATAAAATCAAGGAGATGTTAGCTGCCTTTATACTAGGTGAAAATGAAGATATGGTCTTTATTTCAGCAAAAATGCAACAAAACCTCGAGTCGCTAATCGAACTGCTGAAAGAAAATGCCAACTTGCAACAACCAGAAGGTACCGATGTTATTGTTTCAAACATTCGCCACTACGAAGCGCTAAACAATGCTAACCAGGCGGTTACGCGTGTTATCGACGGATTAAAAAATGGCATCAGCGGGGATTTCTTAGCTCAGGATATTCGTGAGTGCTTACATTTCCTCGGAGAGATCACCGGAGAAATATCAAATGATGAAGTTTTGGGGCATATTTTTAAGAATTTTTGTATCGGAAAATAA
- a CDS encoding DUF4422 domain-containing protein → MSKRIELYTFFYKEAPVVINKSPYIPIMAGNAISHAAVHMKGDDTGKSISERNKSYSELTGTYWVWKNTMQDIVGVVHYRRFLTNKPEPTYYKFKRVLYRFVGIQYKRHGLIYTRNVREFIEDVLTEQEVIDLLHEYDVLMPMKRKLKYTVKKHYERYHNKTDLLLLDEILKEKYPDYVDAFHRVLSKKRLYANNMFIMKRADFDRCMEWLFDILFEFEKRIALSNYKGYQERVLGFIAERMLNVWLEQEQSKIKDLPVIYFKHFKSIK, encoded by the coding sequence ATGTCAAAAAGGATAGAGTTATATACATTTTTTTACAAAGAAGCACCGGTTGTTATCAACAAATCCCCATACATTCCGATAATGGCTGGTAATGCCATCTCCCATGCTGCCGTTCACATGAAAGGCGATGATACTGGGAAATCGATTTCAGAGAGGAATAAATCCTACAGCGAGCTAACCGGTACTTATTGGGTTTGGAAAAATACCATGCAGGATATTGTTGGTGTGGTGCATTACCGACGTTTTTTAACCAATAAACCGGAACCAACCTACTATAAGTTTAAGCGAGTGCTATATCGTTTCGTTGGCATCCAGTATAAGCGTCATGGGCTAATTTATACCCGTAACGTAAGAGAGTTTATTGAGGATGTTTTGACAGAACAGGAAGTCATTGATTTATTGCATGAGTATGATGTGCTAATGCCGATGAAAAGAAAACTGAAATATACGGTTAAGAAGCACTACGAGCGTTACCACAATAAAACAGACTTGCTGCTACTCGATGAAATCTTGAAGGAAAAGTACCCTGACTATGTTGATGCATTTCATCGCGTATTATCTAAAAAGCGCCTCTATGCAAACAACATGTTTATCATGAAACGAGCCGATTTTGACCGTTGCATGGAGTGGCTATTTGATATTTTGTTTGAATTTGAAAAGCGGATAGCGCTATCCAATTACAAAGGATATCAGGAACGTGTGCTGGGATTCATTGCCGAGCGCATGTTAAATGTCTGGCTTGAGCAGGAACAATCCAAAATAAAAGATCTGCCTGTGATCTATTTCAAGCATTTTAAATCCATTAAATAA
- a CDS encoding glycosyltransferase family 1 protein — translation MPLKIGFDSKRALHNTRGLGNYSRNLISGLVNYYPENSYYLFGKSAKNTECVRWQNQISNQTTLISPGPSLPGKALWRSYFSEDEIRKQQLDIFHGLSHEIPFKKKNKHTKYVVTIHDLFVFRLKNEFKWIDRKIYLAKIKYSCRHADLIIAVSEQTKKDLIDLLHVTEEKIVVNYQSCSDLYYEEKNDEWKQRVKKAYQLPNRFYLFVGALVKHKNIERIIEAIALLPLEIQYPLVIVGRENSYKNELIAIARKFKLEEKIQFVDFVTGEDLPVLYQLAELLIWPSLFEGFGIPIIEALFSKLPVITSNLGCVAEAGGEGAVYVDPEQASAIASAIESVITDDTLYAKLREKGHAHVQKFHIKNTSRHLMELYKSVLK, via the coding sequence ATGCCTTTGAAAATTGGTTTCGATTCGAAACGCGCGTTGCACAATACCCGAGGATTGGGAAATTACTCCAGAAATTTGATTAGTGGACTAGTCAATTATTATCCGGAAAACAGCTATTATTTGTTTGGCAAGTCAGCTAAAAACACAGAATGTGTGCGTTGGCAAAATCAAATCTCGAATCAAACGACTTTGATTAGTCCTGGTCCTTCATTACCGGGTAAAGCTCTCTGGCGAAGCTACTTTTCAGAAGACGAAATCCGAAAACAACAGTTGGATATTTTTCATGGGTTAAGTCACGAAATTCCCTTTAAGAAAAAAAACAAGCACACCAAATACGTTGTCACAATTCACGATCTTTTTGTATTCCGGCTGAAAAATGAGTTTAAGTGGATTGACCGGAAGATTTATCTGGCGAAAATAAAATATAGTTGCAGGCATGCCGATCTAATTATCGCTGTAAGTGAACAAACAAAAAAGGATTTAATTGATTTGCTGCACGTGACAGAGGAAAAGATTGTGGTGAATTATCAGTCGTGTTCCGATTTATATTACGAAGAAAAGAATGATGAATGGAAACAACGTGTCAAAAAAGCCTATCAATTACCCAATCGTTTTTACTTATTTGTTGGTGCATTGGTTAAGCACAAAAATATAGAGCGGATTATCGAAGCAATTGCTTTGTTGCCATTGGAAATTCAATATCCACTGGTTATCGTTGGCAGGGAAAACAGTTATAAAAATGAGCTGATTGCCATCGCCAGGAAATTCAAGCTAGAGGAGAAAATTCAATTTGTGGATTTTGTTACTGGTGAAGATTTACCTGTGCTTTATCAATTGGCTGAATTACTCATCTGGCCATCTCTCTTCGAAGGCTTTGGAATTCCAATTATAGAAGCACTGTTTAGCAAACTTCCGGTAATTACCAGTAATTTAGGCTGTGTTGCCGAAGCAGGCGGCGAGGGGGCTGTTTATGTTGACCCGGAGCAGGCATCTGCAATTGCGTCTGCCATTGAATCAGTTATTACAGATGATACACTGTATGCGAAACTGCGAGAAAAGGGGCATGCACATGTTCAAAAATTCCATATTAAAAATACCTCTCGACATTTAATGGAACTGTATAAAAGTGTGCTAAAGTAA
- the fabG gene encoding 3-oxoacyl-[acyl-carrier-protein] reductase — protein MKLLEGKTALITGASRGIGKAIALKFAEEGCNIAFTDLFEDENMKATEAELNAVGVKAKGYASNAADFADTDRVVSEVVKEFGQIDALVNNAGITKDTLLMRMTEEQWDAVITVNLKSVFNFTKAAQKIMLKQRSGSIVNLSSVVGVSGNAGQSNYSASKAGIIGFTKSIAKELGSRGIRSNAIAPGFIITEMTAKIPEDARKAWEANIPMKRGGTPEEVAKTALFLASDLSSYVSGQVINVCGAMNT, from the coding sequence ATGAAATTATTAGAAGGTAAAACGGCTCTGATTACTGGTGCCTCAAGAGGTATTGGTAAAGCCATTGCGTTAAAATTTGCCGAAGAAGGTTGTAACATTGCGTTTACTGATCTGTTTGAAGATGAAAACATGAAAGCGACTGAAGCTGAATTGAATGCAGTAGGTGTAAAAGCCAAAGGTTATGCTTCAAACGCTGCCGACTTTGCTGATACCGACCGCGTTGTTTCTGAAGTTGTTAAAGAATTTGGACAAATTGATGCTTTGGTGAATAATGCCGGAATTACAAAAGATACTTTGCTGATGCGTATGACTGAAGAACAGTGGGATGCTGTAATTACAGTCAACTTAAAATCAGTATTCAACTTTACAAAAGCGGCTCAAAAAATAATGTTGAAGCAACGGTCGGGCTCAATTGTCAATTTGAGTTCTGTTGTAGGAGTTAGCGGAAATGCAGGACAATCAAACTACTCAGCATCCAAAGCAGGTATTATTGGTTTTACAAAATCGATTGCCAAAGAGCTCGGTTCACGAGGCATTCGCAGCAATGCGATCGCTCCAGGATTTATCATTACCGAAATGACAGCCAAAATTCCTGAGGATGCCAGAAAAGCATGGGAAGCAAATATTCCGATGAAAAGAGGAGGTACTCCTGAAGAAGTTGCGAAAACTGCACTCTTTCTTGCATCTGACTTATCAAGTTATGTGAGCGGACAAGTGATCAATGTTTGTGGTGCAATGAATACCTGA
- a CDS encoding PfkB family carbohydrate kinase, with product MKRALFLGLATLDIQYYVDVFPNSNVKIKSAPPEFFVGGPATNAAVAFAALNRSANLVTAIGDNSFKSVFSDDFERCHVNCLDVQKDKQIQPVLATVITSSDGDRTIFTHHPEKLNAKLDSKKLLDEINPEVVMLDGFYPEIAVGLAAEAKKRNIPVVFDGGSWKSHLPAILPFVDYAICSSDFRPPKTETPDDIFAFLDQYKISSKVISQGQEPILYQSSTQSGSIDVPKVEVLDTLGAGDFLHGAFCYYLLSQQNFKKALAKSALFASNTCSYRGTRGWLIKP from the coding sequence ATGAAACGGGCACTTTTCCTTGGCTTAGCCACTTTAGACATTCAATACTATGTTGATGTTTTTCCAAACAGCAATGTAAAAATAAAGTCGGCACCGCCTGAGTTTTTTGTTGGAGGACCAGCGACCAATGCTGCTGTTGCATTTGCTGCATTAAATAGGAGTGCAAATTTGGTAACAGCCATCGGCGATAATTCATTCAAGTCTGTCTTTAGTGATGACTTTGAAAGATGCCATGTAAATTGCCTTGATGTGCAAAAGGATAAGCAAATACAACCGGTTTTAGCAACAGTAATTACCTCTTCTGATGGCGATCGCACAATATTTACGCATCATCCAGAGAAGCTGAACGCGAAGTTGGATTCAAAAAAGCTTTTGGATGAAATCAATCCGGAAGTGGTCATGCTCGATGGATTTTATCCGGAAATAGCAGTTGGCCTTGCTGCCGAAGCCAAAAAAAGAAACATTCCGGTTGTTTTTGATGGAGGCAGCTGGAAGTCTCATCTGCCGGCAATATTACCTTTTGTCGACTATGCCATCTGTTCAAGTGATTTTCGTCCTCCAAAAACGGAAACGCCTGATGATATTTTTGCTTTTCTTGATCAATACAAAATTTCATCTAAAGTCATTTCACAGGGACAAGAACCGATCTTATATCAGTCTTCGACTCAATCGGGTAGCATCGACGTCCCTAAAGTAGAAGTGTTAGACACGTTAGGTGCAGGCGATTTTTTGCATGGTGCATTCTGCTATTATCTACTAAGCCAGCAAAACTTTAAAAAGGCACTTGCAAAATCAGCTTTGTTTGCTTCAAATACCTGTTCGTACAGGGGAACACGCGGTTGGCTAATTAAACCGTAG
- a CDS encoding SpoIIE family protein phosphatase, protein MTKRSIGVQLGVYVLAAVIAVVSLIVFLNYKHSKEILMQKIEEGAIHQSSLIINQISINVVNTQEISRNVATQVLYYQSNGDLQFFLHEVLKNNQVINGLRVMLFQNGDTTTYSSFRYSPQNLIKVEKNDRNCEVFQTPDLLSQLAKAPQGFWCQPYYCPNDSSNLLISYYLPVYNQQNDTIGIVAGDINLKFLSNAIANISIKKNGFAFIISKEGYFLTHPNEDWVMKKNIFEIDSKIFTENRQEYIESLESNQMGSGFSYPKMLNYERSWFYFAPVVTTNWKVIIVIPTNELFNELDGIFEEIVLVSVLGIMLILLIIIVLFKRMFSPLAQAVKSIQRFSFGDHSLRRPGRKNEIELLNESLQALQNQYGTYMREQLQVRKDKRKYEKDLKSAKEIQRTIIPQDFSVLSKHKEIELYAILKPVESIGGDLYDFFFIDEKHLLFTMGDVSGKGIPAALFMAVANTMIKSKSTELSSAGIVDSVNQELSKENSNQHFLTLFLGILDIETGVLDYCNAAHNYPFLLGKSKGIKQLETTHGLPIGLYSNKSYESDSVVLSKGETLVLYTDGVTDCKNPLDEFYGQQRLLSYLQTAIDYPSKFLVDSLVVDLQGFRSNAKQADDISVMAIRFNGKYT, encoded by the coding sequence ATGACTAAACGGAGTATTGGTGTTCAGTTAGGAGTTTATGTTTTAGCCGCAGTGATTGCGGTAGTTTCCTTAATTGTGTTTTTGAACTATAAACACAGTAAGGAAATTCTAATGCAAAAAATAGAGGAAGGGGCGATTCACCAATCGAGTTTGATTATCAATCAAATTTCGATTAATGTGGTTAATACTCAGGAAATATCCAGAAATGTTGCAACTCAGGTTCTTTATTACCAGTCTAATGGCGATTTACAATTTTTTCTGCATGAAGTGCTTAAAAACAACCAAGTCATTAATGGCTTGCGTGTGATGCTTTTTCAAAATGGAGACACTACCACGTATTCATCGTTCCGATACAGCCCGCAAAACTTGATTAAAGTTGAAAAAAATGATCGTAATTGTGAGGTATTTCAAACACCTGATCTTTTGAGCCAATTAGCCAAAGCCCCGCAAGGATTTTGGTGTCAGCCATATTACTGTCCTAACGACTCATCTAATTTGCTTATTTCATATTATTTGCCTGTTTACAATCAGCAAAATGATACTATCGGAATAGTTGCCGGAGATATCAACCTGAAATTTTTAAGCAACGCAATTGCAAACATTTCAATTAAGAAAAATGGGTTCGCATTTATTATATCGAAAGAAGGCTATTTTTTGACTCATCCAAACGAAGATTGGGTCATGAAAAAGAATATTTTTGAGATTGACTCGAAAATATTTACTGAAAACCGGCAAGAATATATTGAAAGCCTAGAGAGTAATCAAATGGGGTCTGGTTTTTCCTATCCCAAAATGCTTAATTACGAAAGAAGCTGGTTTTATTTTGCCCCCGTGGTTACCACCAACTGGAAAGTAATCATTGTAATTCCAACCAATGAATTATTTAATGAGTTGGATGGAATTTTTGAAGAAATTGTGCTGGTTTCGGTGCTCGGAATCATGCTCATTTTATTAATCATTATCGTACTCTTTAAACGTATGTTTTCGCCTTTAGCTCAGGCTGTAAAATCGATCCAGCGCTTCAGTTTTGGCGATCATTCGCTGCGACGCCCGGGAAGAAAAAATGAGATAGAATTGTTGAATGAGAGTTTGCAAGCACTTCAGAATCAGTATGGAACTTATATGAGAGAGCAATTACAGGTTCGAAAAGATAAGCGGAAATATGAGAAAGATCTGAAGTCGGCAAAAGAAATACAGCGTACAATTATTCCTCAGGATTTTAGCGTGTTAAGTAAACACAAGGAAATTGAGTTATATGCGATTTTAAAACCTGTAGAAAGTATTGGAGGTGATTTGTACGATTTCTTCTTTATTGATGAAAAGCACCTGCTTTTTACGATGGGCGACGTGTCGGGAAAAGGAATACCAGCAGCATTATTTATGGCAGTGGCCAATACCATGATTAAAAGCAAATCTACCGAATTGTCGTCCGCCGGCATCGTCGACTCTGTCAATCAGGAACTGAGCAAAGAAAATTCGAATCAGCATTTTTTAACTCTATTTCTCGGCATTTTAGATATTGAAACCGGTGTTTTAGACTATTGTAATGCGGCACATAACTATCCATTTTTGTTAGGAAAAAGTAAAGGGATCAAGCAGCTTGAGACTACCCATGGGTTGCCTATTGGTTTGTATTCAAACAAAAGTTATGAATCAGATTCCGTCGTTTTATCGAAAGGTGAAACCCTAGTTTTATATACGGATGGAGTTACAGATTGTAAAAATCCGTTGGACGAATTCTATGGGCAGCAACGGTTGCTATCTTATTTGCAAACTGCAATCGATTATCCATCAAAATTTTTGGTTGACAGTCTGGTGGTGGATTTACAGGGCTTCAGGAGTAATGCGAAACAAGCTGATGACATAAGTGTAATGGCTATTAGATTTAACGGTAAATACACATAA